From a region of the Methanoculleus receptaculi genome:
- a CDS encoding alpha/beta hydrolase — MTTLPPAAVLAALRSGTPIPTEEPRLPWIERLGCGTPAYRLTVPASAPCRTLLFFHAGGFTSCSTADHLDLCARLADAAGAEVVSVDYRLAPEHPFPAAVEDALSVYRYLLDGGCLPAQLVPVGISAGGTLVLSMLLAGRSLGLPMPAAAVLLSPAVDLLFQGESMIFNQETDWLTPDRLEAMRDDYLAGHDPSDPLASPLYADVGGLPPLFVQAGGGEVLIDGIRAFVETARLEGVPVTFDCVEGVFHFWQVFAGVLPEAAEAIERAGVFVQRCVPEGE; from the coding sequence GTGACAACGCTCCCGCCCGCGGCCGTCCTGGCTGCCCTGAGATCCGGGACGCCCATCCCGACGGAGGAGCCCCGGTTGCCCTGGATTGAGCGGCTGGGATGCGGCACCCCGGCATACCGTTTAACGGTGCCCGCGTCTGCGCCTTGCCGGACACTTCTCTTCTTCCACGCCGGTGGATTCACCTCCTGCTCGACGGCCGACCACCTCGACCTCTGTGCGAGGCTCGCGGATGCCGCGGGCGCCGAGGTCGTCTCGGTCGACTACCGTCTCGCCCCGGAGCACCCGTTCCCTGCAGCGGTTGAGGACGCTCTCTCTGTCTACCGTTACCTGCTGGATGGGGGTTGCCTCCCGGCTCAACTGGTGCCGGTAGGGATATCGGCCGGCGGGACGCTCGTCCTCTCGATGCTCCTTGCCGGGCGGAGCCTGGGGCTGCCGATGCCGGCAGCGGCGGTCCTCCTCTCCCCAGCGGTGGATCTGCTATTCCAGGGCGAGTCGATGATATTCAATCAGGAGACCGACTGGCTCACGCCTGACCGCCTTGAGGCGATGCGTGATGACTACCTTGCCGGGCACGACCCCTCCGACCCGCTGGCATCCCCGCTGTATGCGGACGTTGGGGGGCTGCCGCCGCTCTTTGTGCAGGCGGGGGGAGGTGAGGTGCTGATCGACGGGATCAGAGCCTTTGTGGAGACCGCACGGCTCGAGGGGGTTCCCGTAACCTTCGACTGTGTCGAAGGGGTGTTTCATTTCTGGCAGGTGTTTGCCGGCGTTCTCCCGGAGGCCGCGGAAGCGATCGAACGGGCAGGGGTGTTCGTCCAGAGGTGCGTGCCTGAGGGGGAGTGA